From Amycolatopsis sp. YIM 10, the proteins below share one genomic window:
- a CDS encoding phosphoribosyltransferase: protein MAEREELTWELFGEASRALAEEVADSGYDPDLILSIARGGLFVAGALGYALDVKNLHVMNVEFYTGVDQRLDLPVMLPPVPNVVDLTQKKVLIADDVADTGATLKLVRDFCADHVAEVRCAVVYEKPHSEVNCEYVWRRTDRWINFPWSSLPPVVKRSEQVLDA, encoded by the coding sequence GTGGCAGAACGCGAAGAGCTGACCTGGGAACTGTTCGGTGAGGCGAGCCGGGCACTGGCCGAGGAAGTCGCCGACAGCGGGTACGACCCCGACCTCATCCTGTCCATCGCGCGCGGCGGGCTCTTCGTGGCGGGCGCGCTCGGCTACGCGCTCGACGTGAAGAACCTGCACGTGATGAACGTGGAGTTCTACACCGGCGTGGACCAGCGCCTCGACCTGCCGGTGATGCTGCCGCCGGTGCCGAACGTGGTCGACCTGACGCAGAAGAAGGTGCTGATCGCCGACGACGTGGCCGACACCGGTGCCACGCTCAAGCTGGTCCGCGACTTCTGCGCCGACCACGTGGCCGAGGTGCGCTGCGCGGTGGTCTACGAGAAGCCGCACTCGGAAGTCAACTGCGAGTACGTGTGGCGGCGGACCGACCGGTGGATCAACTTCCCGTGGTCCTCGCTGCCGCCGGTGGTCAAGCGGTCCGAGCAGGTGCTGGACGCATGA
- a CDS encoding exo-beta-N-acetylmuramidase NamZ domain-containing protein, translated as MGFTRRRLLGGAAAASLLTVGSASAQENDTQHHGSVVTGADQLAKQGWQPLAGRKVGVLSNPTGVLANFDHTVDSMVEAGVRPVAVFGPEHGFRGSAQAGGSEGDYVDPRTGVPVYDAYGADATKLAGMLTKAGVDTVVFDIADVGARFYTYIWSMYTAMVAAAKTGAAFVVLDRPNPLGGKAFGPMLDPAFASGIGRKPIVQQHGMTVGELARYFAGEFLPAEGVEPPKLEIIQLKGWRRDTFFAGTGLLWTPPSPNMPTPDTALAYPGTGLFEGTVFSEGRGTTRPFEIIGAPKLDWRWREALDELNLPGARFRENYFVPTFSKFVGETCGGVQLTVTDPRAFDAVRTGVAMLVTAKKVHPDLFGWRPDNFIDKLSGSARLRTMVDAGAGVDEIVGSWQGELADFDRGRRQYLLYK; from the coding sequence ATGGGCTTCACGCGAAGGCGACTGCTCGGCGGCGCGGCCGCGGCCTCCCTGCTGACGGTGGGCAGCGCGAGCGCGCAGGAGAACGACACGCAGCACCACGGCTCGGTGGTCACCGGCGCCGACCAGCTGGCGAAGCAGGGCTGGCAGCCGCTCGCCGGGCGCAAGGTCGGGGTGCTGTCCAACCCGACAGGCGTGCTGGCGAACTTCGACCACACCGTGGACTCGATGGTGGAAGCCGGCGTCCGGCCGGTGGCGGTCTTCGGGCCGGAGCACGGTTTCCGCGGCAGCGCGCAGGCCGGTGGCTCCGAAGGCGACTACGTCGACCCGCGCACCGGCGTCCCGGTGTACGACGCGTACGGCGCCGACGCCACCAAGCTGGCCGGAATGCTGACCAAGGCGGGCGTGGACACCGTGGTGTTCGACATCGCCGACGTCGGCGCCCGCTTCTACACCTACATCTGGTCCATGTACACCGCGATGGTGGCCGCCGCGAAGACCGGCGCCGCCTTTGTCGTGCTGGACCGGCCGAACCCGCTCGGTGGCAAGGCGTTCGGCCCGATGCTGGACCCGGCGTTCGCCTCCGGCATCGGCCGCAAGCCGATCGTGCAGCAGCACGGCATGACCGTGGGCGAGCTGGCCAGGTACTTCGCCGGCGAGTTCCTGCCCGCCGAAGGCGTCGAGCCGCCGAAGCTGGAGATCATCCAGCTCAAGGGCTGGCGACGGGACACCTTCTTCGCCGGCACCGGTCTGCTGTGGACACCGCCCAGCCCGAACATGCCGACGCCGGACACCGCGCTGGCCTATCCGGGCACCGGCCTGTTCGAGGGCACCGTGTTCTCCGAGGGCCGCGGCACCACCCGGCCGTTCGAGATCATCGGCGCGCCCAAGCTGGACTGGCGCTGGCGCGAGGCGCTCGACGAGCTGAACCTGCCGGGCGCGCGGTTCCGCGAGAACTACTTCGTGCCCACGTTCAGCAAGTTCGTCGGCGAGACCTGCGGCGGCGTGCAGCTGACCGTCACCGATCCGCGTGCCTTCGACGCGGTCCGCACCGGGGTGGCCATGCTGGTCACCGCGAAGAAGGTGCATCCGGACCTGTTCGGCTGGCGGCCGGACAACTTCATCGACAAGCTCTCCGGCTCGGCCCGGTTGCGGACCATGGTCGACGCCGGGGCGGGCGTGGACGAGATCGTCGGTTCCTGGCAGGGCGAGCTGGCGGACTTCGACCGCGGACGGCGGCAGTACCTGCTCTACAAGTAA
- a CDS encoding oxidoreductase, giving the protein MTDPLAPLLDLDGVAAAVKSAQDAVFAVHRHPANLRAGAATAAEASVRAARASAGIDGGDPDIPADGSVTDPVLAGSLRVAEAVESLLPVWRRAPLQALAKLHVLAAADLAADADALGRPREGTAERLELLGQLVTGATSVPGPVLTAVVHGELLTLRPFGTADGVLARAAARLSMVATGLDPKALTVPEVACFRHARRYTAAAEAFASGEPDGVREWLLFCCQSYETGAREATGIADSAG; this is encoded by the coding sequence ATGACCGATCCGCTCGCGCCGCTGCTCGACCTCGACGGGGTGGCCGCCGCGGTGAAATCCGCGCAGGACGCCGTGTTCGCCGTGCACCGCCACCCGGCCAACCTGCGGGCGGGCGCCGCGACCGCCGCCGAGGCCTCGGTCCGCGCGGCTCGCGCGTCGGCCGGGATCGACGGCGGTGACCCCGACATCCCCGCCGATGGCTCGGTCACCGACCCGGTGCTCGCCGGATCGCTGCGCGTGGCCGAAGCGGTGGAGTCGCTGCTGCCGGTCTGGCGCCGGGCGCCGTTGCAGGCGCTGGCGAAACTGCACGTGCTCGCCGCCGCGGACCTGGCCGCCGACGCCGACGCGCTCGGCAGGCCGCGCGAAGGCACCGCCGAACGCCTCGAACTGCTCGGGCAACTGGTCACCGGCGCGACTTCGGTGCCGGGACCGGTGCTCACCGCGGTGGTGCACGGTGAACTGCTCACGCTGCGACCGTTCGGCACCGCGGACGGCGTGCTCGCGCGAGCCGCCGCGCGGCTGTCGATGGTCGCCACCGGACTCGACCCGAAGGCGCTCACCGTGCCGGAGGTCGCCTGCTTCCGGCACGCGCGGAGGTACACCGCGGCCGCCGAGGCGTTCGCCTCGGGCGAGCCGGACGGTGTCCGCGAATGGCTGCTGTTCTGCTGCCAGAGCTACGAAACCGGCGCCCGAGAGGCGACCGGCATCGCCGATTCAGCCGGTTAG
- a CDS encoding nitroreductase/quinone reductase family protein, translating to MDRVALPRGLRTFNRVVKALLGTGFRLGDIHVLTVPGRTSGQPRSTPVTPYEVDGERYVLGGIPGADWVRNVRAAGAGTLAQGRRKKRVRLIEVPEPEQGPILRAFPEKVPNGVDMMVKAGVVPSGSPDEFEALAGRCTVFQVVDA from the coding sequence ATGGACAGGGTGGCACTGCCACGCGGGCTGCGCACGTTCAACCGCGTGGTGAAAGCATTGCTGGGCACGGGATTCCGCCTCGGGGACATCCACGTGCTGACCGTGCCGGGTCGTACCAGCGGGCAACCGCGCAGCACCCCGGTCACACCGTACGAAGTGGACGGTGAGCGGTACGTGCTCGGTGGAATTCCCGGCGCGGACTGGGTGCGCAACGTCCGCGCGGCCGGTGCTGGCACGCTCGCGCAGGGCCGTCGCAAGAAGCGGGTGCGGTTGATCGAGGTGCCGGAGCCGGAGCAGGGCCCCATTCTGCGGGCGTTCCCGGAGAAGGTGCCCAACGGCGTGGACATGATGGTGAAGGCCGGGGTGGTCCCCAGCGGCAGCCCGGACGAGTTCGAAGCCCTCGCCGGACGCTGCACCGTCTTCCAGGTCGTGGACGCTTAG
- the acs gene encoding acetate--CoA ligase: MTEQSPALDNLLTESRTFPPSDEFAAQANANADLYAEADADREAFWAKQAERLHWETKWTQVLDWSDAPFAKWFVGGKLNVAYNCVDRHVDDGHGDQVAIHWVGEPGDTRDITYAELKREVSKAANAFASLGLVAGDRVAIQLQMVPEAIFSMLACARLGLTHSVVFGGFSPTALRSRVDDAAAKVVITSDGQFRRGKAAPMKANVDEALEGAETVEKVIVVKRTGEKLESDVPWTEGRDLWWHELVDGQSDEHTPEAFDSEHPLYILYTSGTTGKPKGILHTSGGYLTQAAYTHHNVFDHKPGEDVYWCTADIGWVTGHSYIVYGPLANRATQVVYEGTPNTPHEGRHWEIIQQYKVSIYYTAPTLIRTFMKWGKEIPEKYDLSSLRVLGSVGEPINPEAWIWYRDNIGAGKAPIVDTWWQTETGAIMISPLPGVTAAKPGSAQRALPGISAKVVDDQATEVPHGGGGYLVLDKPWPSMLRGIWGDNDRYRETYWSRFADQGFYFAGDGAKYDADGDIWLLGRVDDVMNVSGHRISTTEVESALVSHPTVAEAAVVGATDPTTGQGIVAFVILRGNVAQDEAKGEEAITALRNHVAKEIGPIAKPRQIMVVPELPKTRSGKIMRRLLRDVAENRQVGDVTTLADSSVMDLISSGLNSGKSEE, encoded by the coding sequence ATGACCGAGCAGTCGCCGGCGCTCGACAATCTGCTCACCGAGAGCCGGACCTTTCCTCCCAGTGACGAGTTCGCCGCGCAGGCGAACGCGAACGCGGACCTGTACGCCGAAGCGGACGCCGATCGGGAGGCGTTCTGGGCCAAGCAGGCCGAGCGACTGCACTGGGAAACCAAGTGGACGCAGGTGCTCGACTGGTCCGACGCGCCGTTCGCCAAGTGGTTCGTCGGCGGCAAGCTGAACGTCGCCTACAACTGCGTGGACCGGCACGTCGACGACGGCCACGGCGACCAGGTCGCCATCCACTGGGTCGGCGAGCCCGGCGACACCAGGGACATCACCTACGCCGAGCTGAAGCGCGAGGTTTCCAAGGCCGCCAACGCCTTCGCCTCGCTCGGGCTCGTCGCGGGCGACCGCGTGGCGATCCAGTTGCAGATGGTCCCCGAAGCGATCTTCTCGATGCTCGCCTGCGCGCGCCTCGGTCTCACGCACAGCGTGGTGTTCGGCGGTTTCTCCCCCACCGCGCTGCGGTCCAGGGTGGACGACGCGGCGGCGAAGGTGGTCATCACCTCCGACGGTCAGTTCCGCCGCGGCAAGGCCGCGCCGATGAAGGCCAACGTCGACGAAGCGCTCGAAGGCGCCGAGACGGTGGAAAAGGTCATCGTCGTCAAGCGCACCGGCGAAAAGCTCGAGAGCGACGTGCCGTGGACCGAGGGCCGCGACCTGTGGTGGCACGAACTGGTCGACGGCCAGTCCGACGAGCACACCCCGGAAGCCTTCGACTCCGAGCACCCGCTCTACATCCTCTACACCTCCGGCACCACCGGTAAGCCGAAGGGCATCCTGCACACCTCGGGCGGTTACCTGACCCAGGCCGCGTACACGCACCACAACGTGTTCGACCACAAGCCGGGCGAGGACGTCTACTGGTGCACCGCCGACATCGGCTGGGTCACCGGGCACAGCTACATCGTCTACGGGCCGCTGGCGAACCGCGCCACGCAGGTGGTCTACGAAGGCACGCCGAACACCCCGCACGAGGGCAGGCACTGGGAGATCATCCAGCAGTACAAGGTCTCCATCTACTACACCGCGCCCACGCTGATCCGCACGTTCATGAAGTGGGGCAAGGAAATCCCGGAGAAGTACGACCTGTCCTCGCTGCGCGTGCTGGGCAGCGTCGGCGAGCCGATCAATCCCGAGGCGTGGATCTGGTACCGGGACAACATCGGCGCGGGCAAGGCGCCGATCGTGGACACCTGGTGGCAGACCGAGACCGGCGCGATCATGATCTCGCCGCTGCCTGGCGTCACCGCGGCCAAGCCGGGTTCGGCGCAGCGCGCGCTACCGGGCATCTCCGCGAAGGTGGTCGACGACCAGGCCACCGAGGTCCCCCACGGTGGCGGCGGTTACCTGGTGCTCGACAAGCCGTGGCCGTCGATGCTGCGCGGCATCTGGGGCGACAACGACCGCTACCGCGAGACCTACTGGTCGCGGTTCGCCGACCAGGGCTTCTACTTCGCCGGTGACGGCGCGAAGTACGACGCCGACGGGGACATCTGGCTGCTCGGCCGGGTGGACGACGTGATGAACGTGTCCGGGCACCGGATCTCCACCACCGAGGTCGAGTCGGCGCTGGTGTCGCACCCGACGGTGGCCGAGGCGGCCGTGGTCGGCGCGACCGACCCGACCACCGGTCAGGGCATCGTCGCCTTTGTCATCCTGCGCGGCAACGTGGCGCAGGACGAGGCGAAGGGCGAGGAGGCGATCACCGCGCTGCGCAACCACGTGGCGAAGGAGATCGGCCCGATCGCCAAGCCGCGTCAGATCATGGTCGTGCCGGAGCTGCCGAAGACCCGCTCGGGCAAGATCATGCGCCGCCTGCTGCGTGACGTGGCCGAGAACCGCCAGGTCGGCGACGTCACCACACTGGCCGACTCGTCGGTGATGGACCTGATCTCCTCCGGCCTGAACTCCGGCAAGTCCGAGGAATGA
- a CDS encoding MurR/RpiR family transcriptional regulator, translating into MRESEASPLVRIRSLLPGLARAEQRVAKVVLDDPSSVARRSITEVALAANTSETTVTRFCKAIGVGGYPQLRIALAADTARTEARSSRNLGGEIGPDDDLAAVIGKVSFADARAVEETADQLDVAALQRVIDLIAGAGRVDVYGVGASAFVAADLQQKLHRIGRVSFAWSDTHIMLTSAAVLKPGDVAVGISHTGATTDTVEALRVAREHGAITVALTNFPRSPITEVADHVLTTAARETTFRSGATASRIAQLTVIDCMFIGVAQRHMDAAVSALDATRDAVGHHRLGVRPDGRRRPRETGK; encoded by the coding sequence GTGCGCGAGTCCGAGGCCAGCCCGCTGGTCCGGATCCGGTCGCTGCTCCCCGGCCTGGCCAGGGCCGAGCAGCGGGTGGCCAAAGTGGTCCTGGACGACCCGTCCAGCGTCGCCAGACGCAGCATCACCGAGGTGGCGCTGGCCGCGAACACCAGCGAGACCACGGTGACCCGGTTCTGCAAGGCCATCGGCGTCGGCGGCTACCCGCAGCTGCGCATCGCGCTGGCCGCGGACACCGCGCGCACCGAGGCCCGCTCCAGCCGCAACCTCGGCGGCGAGATCGGCCCCGACGACGACCTGGCCGCGGTGATCGGCAAGGTCAGCTTCGCCGACGCCCGTGCCGTCGAGGAGACCGCCGACCAGCTCGACGTCGCCGCCCTCCAGCGGGTCATCGACCTGATCGCCGGCGCCGGCCGGGTGGACGTCTACGGCGTGGGCGCCAGCGCCTTCGTCGCCGCCGACCTGCAGCAGAAGCTGCACCGCATCGGCCGGGTCAGCTTCGCCTGGTCCGACACGCACATCATGCTGACCTCGGCGGCCGTGCTGAAGCCCGGCGACGTCGCGGTCGGCATCTCGCACACCGGGGCCACCACCGACACCGTGGAAGCGCTCCGCGTGGCCCGTGAGCACGGCGCCATCACCGTCGCGCTGACCAACTTCCCCCGCTCCCCGATCACCGAGGTGGCCGACCACGTGCTCACCACCGCGGCTCGGGAGACCACGTTCCGCTCGGGGGCGACGGCCAGCCGGATCGCCCAGCTCACCGTCATCGACTGCATGTTCATCGGCGTGGCGCAGCGGCACATGGACGCCGCCGTGTCCGCGCTGGACGCCACCCGCGACGCCGTCGGCCACCACCGGCTCGGCGTCCGGCCGGACGGCCGCCGCCGGCCGAGGGAGACCGGGAAATGA
- a CDS encoding GNAT family N-acetyltransferase, with the protein MNDWTRRPTLVGKHVRLEPLTPDHAAGLYEAGSDPVVWTWLSGFRPETTAEAGTMVADILGDPDRLAFAQVDVRTGAVAGTTSYYAIVPKHRILSIGHTWIGKPWQRTALNTEAKLLLLHHAFDELEANRVSWETDLNNTRSQRAIERLGATKEGVLRAHRVRKDGSIRDTVLYSVTKTEWPFVRDSLAARLG; encoded by the coding sequence GTGAACGACTGGACCCGCCGTCCGACGCTCGTCGGCAAGCACGTGCGCCTCGAACCCCTCACCCCCGACCACGCCGCCGGACTGTACGAAGCCGGGTCCGACCCAGTGGTCTGGACCTGGCTGAGCGGGTTCCGGCCGGAGACCACCGCCGAGGCCGGCACGATGGTCGCCGACATCCTCGGTGATCCGGACCGGCTGGCCTTCGCGCAGGTGGACGTGCGTACCGGTGCGGTCGCGGGCACCACCTCGTACTACGCGATCGTGCCGAAGCACCGGATCCTGAGCATCGGGCACACCTGGATCGGCAAGCCGTGGCAGCGCACCGCGTTGAACACCGAAGCCAAACTCCTGTTGCTGCACCACGCTTTCGACGAGTTGGAAGCGAACAGGGTCTCGTGGGAGACCGACCTCAACAACACCCGGTCGCAGCGCGCGATCGAGCGACTCGGCGCGACCAAGGAGGGCGTGCTGCGCGCGCACCGCGTCCGCAAGGACGGCTCGATCCGGGACACCGTGCTCTACTCCGTCACCAAAACGGAATGGCCATTCGTACGCGATTCCTTGGCCGCTCGTCTGGGCTGA
- a CDS encoding N-acetylmuramic acid 6-phosphate etherase produces MSDVKVKDTVRPLVGLRRQVVHVDSPTEQRNPRTMDIDLMSTVGILGALNAEDKLVPDAVNAVLPQLARAVDFAVEALRAGHRVHYVGAGTSGRLATLDAAELVPTFNVPDDWFVAHHAGGPRALRQAVENAEDDDTAGAAELRESVEPGDFVLGLTASGRTPYVLGALAAASEAGCRTALVSGNPRTQSVPGVDVLIAVDTGPEAIAGSTRMKAGSAQKIILTAFSTATMIKLGRTYSNLMVSMRATNAKLRGRNVRILREATGMSEQDCSEALAESGDDLKVALVHLLSGVDTTTAGKALEANQGHVRNALASLHMRAS; encoded by the coding sequence ATGAGTGATGTGAAGGTGAAGGACACAGTTCGGCCGCTGGTAGGCCTGCGCCGCCAGGTGGTCCACGTGGACTCCCCGACGGAGCAGCGGAACCCCCGCACCATGGACATCGACCTGATGTCCACCGTGGGCATTCTCGGCGCGCTGAACGCCGAGGACAAGCTGGTCCCCGACGCGGTCAACGCGGTGCTGCCGCAGCTGGCCCGCGCCGTGGACTTCGCGGTGGAAGCCCTGCGAGCCGGCCACCGCGTGCACTACGTCGGTGCCGGTACCTCCGGCAGGCTCGCCACGCTCGACGCGGCCGAACTGGTTCCGACCTTCAACGTGCCCGACGACTGGTTCGTGGCACATCACGCCGGTGGGCCCCGTGCCCTGCGGCAGGCCGTGGAGAACGCCGAGGACGACGACACCGCCGGTGCCGCCGAACTCCGCGAGTCGGTGGAGCCGGGCGACTTCGTGCTCGGCCTCACCGCCTCCGGGCGCACCCCGTACGTGCTGGGCGCGCTCGCGGCCGCTTCGGAGGCCGGGTGCCGGACCGCGCTGGTCTCCGGCAACCCGCGCACGCAGTCCGTGCCGGGGGTGGACGTGCTGATCGCGGTGGACACCGGTCCCGAGGCGATCGCCGGCTCCACCCGGATGAAGGCGGGCAGCGCGCAGAAGATCATCCTGACCGCGTTCTCCACCGCCACGATGATCAAGCTCGGCCGGACCTACTCCAACCTGATGGTCAGCATGCGGGCGACCAACGCGAAGCTGCGCGGCCGCAACGTGCGCATCCTGCGCGAGGCCACCGGGATGAGCGAGCAGGACTGCTCGGAGGCGCTGGCCGAATCCGGTGACGACCTCAAGGTCGCGCTGGTGCACCTGCTGTCCGGAGTGGACACCACCACGGCCGGGAAGGCGCTGGAAGCCAACCAGGGGCACGTGCGCAACGCCTTGGCGTCACTGCACATGCGGGCGAGTTAA